In Flavobacterium sp. N1736, the following are encoded in one genomic region:
- a CDS encoding sialate O-acetylesterase, whose protein sequence is MKKIILLIIFLFSIGVNSQIKLPRLISDGMILQRDVPVKIWGWASPKENIQLDFNRKTYKTTASEDGKWTINLPSQKAGGPYEMTFKASNSVTLKNILFGDVWICGGQSNMELPMERLKDKYKDIVAKAENPNIRQFLVPDQYDFEKENVDLPSGEWVAVTPTNILQFSGVGYFFANEIYEKYKIPIGLINTALGGSPAESWISAASIKKFPEYDLEYQKFRNKNIITEIETNDKKVNNDWYQLVNKTDEGLKSNWKNADLNVADWKEMNIPGYWADGELGNINGVVWFRKEFVLDKVKDKNAKLILGRIVDADSVYVNGQFVGTTSYMYPPRKYSFNANILKEGKNEIAVRVINNSGRGGFVIDKPYELVIGNDTINLQGLWKYKLGAKMLPLPSQTFIRWKPVGLYNAMIAPLKNYSVKGILWYQGESSTKKPSEYLALMETVISDWRSQWQDNNLPFLFVQLTNFMDPKTEPAESNWAALRQQQKNTLTVPNTGMAVTIDLGEWNDIHPLNKYDVGKRLSLLARKIVYGEKNLVASGPLFKAMQLKENKLILSFTDIGSGLKTKDNTPLKGFSIAGNDGKFVWANAVIEGDKIVVFSDSVLNPYKVRYAWADNPVDANLYNKENLPASPFESDLSLENKL, encoded by the coding sequence ATGAAAAAAATAATATTGCTAATAATATTCCTTTTCAGCATCGGAGTAAATTCCCAAATAAAATTACCACGTTTAATAAGCGACGGAATGATTTTGCAACGCGATGTTCCTGTCAAAATTTGGGGTTGGGCTTCGCCAAAAGAAAATATTCAGCTTGATTTTAATCGTAAAACATATAAAACGACAGCTTCCGAAGACGGAAAATGGACGATTAATTTGCCATCGCAAAAAGCGGGCGGACCTTATGAAATGACTTTTAAAGCAAGTAATTCTGTTACTTTAAAAAATATTCTGTTTGGTGATGTGTGGATTTGTGGCGGACAATCGAATATGGAATTGCCAATGGAACGCTTAAAGGATAAATACAAAGATATTGTCGCTAAAGCGGAGAATCCGAATATCAGGCAATTTTTAGTACCGGATCAATATGATTTTGAAAAGGAAAATGTTGATTTGCCTTCGGGAGAATGGGTTGCGGTAACGCCAACAAATATCTTGCAATTTTCGGGTGTTGGTTATTTTTTTGCGAATGAAATTTATGAGAAATATAAAATTCCGATTGGATTAATAAACACGGCTTTGGGCGGTTCTCCGGCAGAATCGTGGATAAGCGCTGCCAGTATTAAAAAGTTTCCTGAATATGATTTGGAATACCAGAAATTTCGAAATAAAAATATTATTACTGAAATCGAAACAAACGATAAAAAAGTAAATAACGATTGGTATCAATTAGTCAATAAAACAGATGAAGGTTTAAAAAGTAATTGGAAAAACGCAGATCTGAATGTTGCTGATTGGAAAGAAATGAATATTCCGGGTTATTGGGCTGATGGCGAATTGGGAAATATAAACGGAGTGGTTTGGTTTAGAAAAGAATTTGTTTTGGACAAGGTAAAAGATAAGAACGCAAAATTAATTTTAGGACGAATTGTAGATGCTGATTCTGTTTACGTAAACGGGCAATTTGTGGGAACGACTTCGTATATGTATCCGCCAAGAAAGTATTCGTTTAATGCCAATATTTTGAAAGAAGGCAAAAATGAAATTGCTGTTCGCGTTATCAATAATTCGGGCAGGGGAGGTTTTGTTATTGATAAACCGTATGAATTGGTTATAGGGAATGATACTATTAATTTGCAGGGTTTGTGGAAGTATAAACTGGGAGCAAAAATGCTTCCGTTGCCGTCTCAAACTTTTATAAGATGGAAACCTGTTGGATTATATAATGCCATGATTGCACCTTTGAAAAATTATTCGGTTAAGGGAATTCTTTGGTATCAGGGAGAATCGAGTACCAAGAAACCATCAGAATATCTGGCTTTGATGGAAACCGTAATATCAGATTGGAGATCGCAATGGCAAGATAATAATCTGCCGTTTTTATTTGTTCAGCTTACTAATTTTATGGATCCCAAAACAGAACCTGCAGAAAGTAATTGGGCGGCGCTAAGGCAGCAGCAAAAAAACACTTTGACGGTTCCAAATACAGGAATGGCGGTTACGATCGATTTGGGTGAATGGAATGATATTCATCCTTTAAACAAATATGATGTTGGAAAACGACTTTCGTTATTGGCTAGAAAAATAGTGTATGGCGAAAAGAATTTGGTTGCTTCGGGACCACTTTTTAAAGCAATGCAGTTAAAGGAAAACAAACTCATTTTAAGTTTTACAGATATTGGTTCAGGTTTAAAAACGAAAGATAATACGCCGTTAAAAGGATTTTCTATTGCAGGAAATGATGGTAAATTTGTTTGGGCAAATGCAGTTATTGAAGGAGATAAAATTGTTGTTTTTAGCGATTCGGTTTTAAATCCTTATAAAGTAAGATATGCTTGGGCAGATAATCCGGTTGATGCAAATTTATACAATAAAGAAAATTTGCCGGCTTCGCCTTTTGAGTCTGATTTGTCTTTAGAAAATAAACTTTAA
- a CDS encoding DUF5597 domain-containing protein codes for MINSIKNIVFIIVFFVMQFGYSQNKTPNLQKKGDKTQLIVNGKPFIILGGELGNSSATSMESMEPIWTKLKDMNLNTVLTPIYWELIEKEEGKFDFSLVDNLIVRARKENLKLVFLWFGSWKNSMSSHAPEWVKLNQKKFPRVKDDQNKSHEILTPFSENNVQADLNAFQKLMSHIKDFDKNEQTVIMIQVENEIGMLPTARDYNPLANEEFKKDVPAELLKYMQKNKENLVPEFLELWKKNGFKTSGNWEQVFGKGLSTDEIFMAWFFAKFTNKVAKAGKESYNIPMFVNAALNAPEKKPGQYPSAGPLPHLMDIWQAAATSVDFLSPDFYNPNFKHWNDLFIRQGNSLFIPEHKFDATAPFKGLYAIGHYEAIGFSPFSIESVADGKKETLGKIYNLINQLMPVIEANKGLHKIDGVLLDKENQLQIIKLGNYEFTFKHDYTLNWSDGAKQEIWPMTSAIIIEITPDEFYIAGSGIVVTFKSLKDKNLNAGILKVDQGNFENNVWKTFRHFNGDQTHQGRHVRIAVDDFEIQKVKLYSYE; via the coding sequence ATGATCAATTCCATAAAAAATATCGTTTTTATAATTGTGTTCTTTGTAATGCAATTCGGCTATAGCCAAAATAAAACACCCAATCTTCAAAAAAAAGGAGATAAAACACAATTGATCGTAAACGGAAAACCTTTTATAATTCTGGGCGGAGAGTTGGGAAATTCTTCGGCTACGAGTATGGAAAGCATGGAACCGATCTGGACGAAATTGAAAGATATGAACCTCAACACGGTTTTAACACCCATTTATTGGGAATTGATCGAGAAGGAGGAAGGTAAATTTGATTTTTCGCTTGTCGATAATTTAATTGTGAGAGCGAGAAAAGAAAACCTGAAACTGGTTTTTCTTTGGTTTGGATCCTGGAAAAACAGTATGTCAAGTCACGCGCCGGAATGGGTAAAATTGAACCAGAAAAAATTTCCAAGAGTTAAAGATGATCAAAATAAAAGTCATGAAATCCTGACGCCTTTTAGCGAAAATAATGTGCAGGCAGATTTAAATGCATTTCAAAAACTGATGTCGCACATTAAGGATTTTGATAAAAATGAGCAGACGGTAATCATGATTCAGGTCGAAAATGAAATTGGAATGTTACCAACTGCAAGAGATTATAATCCGTTGGCAAATGAAGAATTTAAGAAAGATGTTCCAGCAGAATTGCTAAAATACATGCAAAAAAACAAAGAAAATTTAGTTCCCGAATTTTTAGAACTATGGAAAAAAAATGGTTTTAAAACATCCGGAAACTGGGAACAGGTTTTTGGAAAAGGGCTTTCTACAGATGAAATTTTCATGGCTTGGTTTTTTGCGAAATTCACCAATAAAGTTGCTAAAGCGGGAAAAGAAAGTTATAACATTCCGATGTTTGTAAATGCAGCTTTAAATGCGCCCGAAAAGAAACCGGGACAATATCCAAGCGCCGGACCGTTACCGCATTTAATGGATATTTGGCAGGCGGCGGCAACTTCTGTAGATTTTCTTTCGCCTGATTTTTATAATCCAAATTTTAAACACTGGAATGATTTATTTATTCGTCAGGGAAATTCGTTGTTTATTCCGGAGCATAAATTTGACGCTACGGCTCCGTTTAAAGGTTTATATGCGATAGGACATTATGAAGCTATAGGTTTTTCGCCTTTTTCTATTGAATCTGTTGCGGATGGAAAAAAAGAAACTTTGGGCAAAATATATAATTTGATTAATCAATTAATGCCTGTTATTGAAGCAAATAAAGGTTTGCATAAAATTGACGGCGTTTTATTAGATAAAGAAAATCAGTTGCAAATCATTAAATTAGGCAATTATGAATTTACGTTTAAACACGATTATACCTTAAATTGGTCCGATGGTGCAAAACAGGAAATCTGGCCAATGACAAGTGCGATAATTATTGAAATTACACCGGATGAGTTTTATATCGCCGGTTCAGGAATTGTGGTTACTTTTAAATCTTTGAAAGATAAAAATTTAAATGCCGGAATTTTAAAAGTCGATCAGGGTAATTTTGAAAATAATGTCTGGAAAACTTTCAGGCATTTTAATGGTGATCAAACCCATCAGGGAAGACATGTTCGAATTGCGGTTGATGATTTTGAGATTCAAAAAGTGAAGTTGTATAGTTATGAGTAA
- a CDS encoding RagB/SusD family nutrient uptake outer membrane protein: MKNYIKLNKYIATAVLSLVLLSCSNDILDEKPRAIFTPDYFSTPEGVLGGVTSMYGHLRYMYGNGYFLNVGQIATDESTWGQSSDGNVKNLDFSGVGVIDPSTSNTGVLWNNAFPNINTASGVIENATKIGSISPALIAEARFFRAFDYFMLVQTFGGVPLDLGAGELKFNSSTSRFSARNTVPEVYSKAIFPDLIKAIEDLPVTGRVTGGLTKTTARFYLAKAYLTYGWWLQNPKNIPTYPASDRKDLDGHDPAWYFQQAYDVAVTAINDPGSFGLQPTFYDVNVATKDRNKEILLYADHTQSSSTYNGGDLSYSGGGFSTDYFAGWFGQFNYTIVRSSTSNTSWAAVSSVQREAAQPLGRPWTMLAPPIEVFKKTFADKTNDSRYDGTFTTAYRGNWAKGGMANQTLYNANYLPITNGDAVFTFLDSDVGGVDYSNAVFNSTIGAGVLPGRSDFVIEPSVISRICYPGNWKLGPYRTDNGTGLGSPNGSSTRPFPIAKFSELYFIAAEAAVKGATIQGGKSARDLINVIRARAGKWSFYNKGNVAKVQDNSVAMTAATPAIIDIDYILAERSREYFGEGYRWYDLARTQNWIEYGASFTIAGATNPNDWKDHSVKTFTRTISVANYLRPIPTSQLDGMEMSAADKLNYQNPGY; the protein is encoded by the coding sequence ATGAAAAATTATATAAAACTTAATAAATACATTGCTACAGCCGTACTTTCATTAGTGCTTTTAAGCTGTTCTAATGATATATTGGATGAAAAACCACGTGCTATTTTTACACCTGATTATTTTTCAACTCCCGAAGGTGTATTGGGCGGAGTAACCTCAATGTACGGGCACTTGCGTTATATGTATGGCAACGGTTATTTTTTAAACGTAGGTCAAATTGCTACAGATGAATCAACCTGGGGTCAGAGTTCAGATGGAAATGTCAAAAATCTGGATTTCTCAGGAGTTGGTGTAATCGATCCTTCAACAAGTAATACCGGAGTACTTTGGAATAATGCGTTTCCTAATATTAATACCGCAAGCGGCGTTATAGAAAATGCAACCAAGATAGGCAGTATTTCGCCGGCACTTATTGCAGAGGCAAGATTTTTTCGTGCTTTCGATTATTTCATGCTTGTGCAAACTTTTGGGGGTGTTCCGTTAGATCTTGGTGCGGGAGAATTAAAATTTAATTCATCAACATCCAGATTCTCTGCACGAAATACAGTTCCTGAAGTATACAGCAAAGCCATTTTTCCTGATTTAATAAAAGCGATCGAAGATTTGCCTGTTACCGGACGAGTTACCGGAGGATTGACAAAAACGACTGCCAGATTTTATTTGGCAAAAGCCTATTTAACTTATGGATGGTGGCTTCAAAATCCTAAAAATATACCAACTTATCCTGCATCAGACAGAAAAGATCTGGACGGACACGATCCTGCTTGGTATTTTCAACAAGCTTATGATGTTGCCGTAACAGCCATAAACGATCCGGGATCTTTTGGTTTACAGCCTACATTTTATGATGTAAATGTGGCAACAAAAGACCGTAATAAAGAAATATTATTATATGCAGATCACACCCAATCGAGTTCAACTTATAACGGTGGCGATTTGAGTTATAGCGGAGGAGGTTTTAGTACCGATTATTTTGCGGGATGGTTTGGTCAGTTTAATTATACAATTGTTAGAAGTTCTACAAGTAATACGAGTTGGGCAGCGGTAAGTTCTGTTCAGCGTGAAGCTGCGCAGCCTTTAGGACGTCCGTGGACAATGCTTGCACCGCCTATAGAAGTATTTAAAAAGACTTTTGCCGATAAAACAAACGATTCCCGTTACGACGGAACTTTTACAACTGCTTATCGTGGAAATTGGGCGAAAGGCGGAATGGCAAATCAGACTTTGTATAACGCAAATTATTTGCCAATTACAAATGGAGATGCCGTATTTACTTTTCTTGATTCAGATGTTGGTGGTGTTGATTACTCTAATGCCGTATTTAACAGTACAATTGGAGCGGGAGTATTGCCGGGAAGATCAGATTTTGTTATCGAGCCAAGTGTGATTTCAAGAATTTGTTATCCGGGTAACTGGAAACTTGGACCTTATCGTACCGATAACGGAACCGGTTTAGGATCTCCAAACGGAAGCAGCACACGCCCTTTTCCGATTGCTAAATTTTCTGAATTGTATTTTATTGCTGCCGAAGCTGCTGTAAAAGGCGCTACTATTCAGGGTGGTAAAAGTGCCAGAGATTTGATTAATGTAATTCGCGCGAGAGCCGGAAAATGGAGTTTTTATAACAAAGGAAATGTTGCTAAAGTGCAGGATAACAGCGTAGCAATGACAGCAGCAACTCCGGCAATTATTGATATTGATTATATTTTAGCAGAACGTTCACGCGAATATTTTGGTGAAGGGTATCGCTGGTACGATTTGGCGCGCACACAAAACTGGATAGAATATGGTGCATCTTTTACGATTGCGGGCGCAACAAACCCAAACGACTGGAAAGATCATTCTGTAAAAACATTTACACGTACTATTTCTGTTGCCAATTATCTTCGCCCAATTCCAACGTCGCAATTAGACGGAATGGAAATGTCGGCGGCAGATAAATTAAATTATCAAAATCCTGGTTACTAA
- a CDS encoding SusC/RagA family TonB-linked outer membrane protein: MTDFLSTKSKLKLLRFLGFLTLLFVFSISANAQTTVTGIVSDANGPIPGANVNIKGTKTGVVTGFDGNYTITNVPSNGVLVFSFLGLSTKEVLADGKSKIDVVLEENSNALQEVVVIGYGAQRKEAVTGSVASIKGDVIREVPSANVTQALQGRLAGVQMTQTSTKPGATMQVRIRGTRSLTAGNDPLIVLDGIPFSGTLADISPDDIKSIDILKDASATAIYGSRGANGVILVSSNKGTKGQKAQIAYNTYTGFKDAVKYPMMNGPKYVEFRKLAGKNLVNGADESNDVNTDWQDLFYRTGIVTSHDVAVTGGSERGNYNFGVNYYKDQAVIPGSEYNRYSVRAGLDQELGLLRIGFASNNNYSITDGASLGMYGVLSMSPIANPYNADGSIKRTVRMPQDENWVYTRETMKNLGDKWVDRNKAFASYNSAYAELKIPAIDGLKARVNMGGNIRTTNSGNYTGIGVFNSNVNNPNVASIGNSLSTSWTIESLLTYDHTFAEKHKVSALAMYSSEQTTYNSSLISRRNIAGDGFQYFNLGQTSTGDNNDITIDNNNQTYTQSGLMSYMVRGMYSYADRYMLSATYRSDASSRLAPSNQWHSYPAISAGWNIQKESFMKNVSWLDALKLRVGYGQTSNQSVAPYATLGNLSTRPYNFGAANATGYYVSTLPNPNLGWEYSITTNYGLDFSMFKNRLSGTVEYYTTDTKDLLLSVNLPVTSGVNSYVGNVGSTQNKGWELSLNGVILDNYEGWSWDVGANIYSNKNKLVSLASGTTEDKTNWWFVGKPLNVIYDYKKVGIYQTDAEAKLYEGAAGVAGMVKVEYTGARNADGTPTRLIGADDRQVLNADPDFQGGFNTRVGYKGFDLTIVGIFQSGGILNSTLYGSNGYLNINDGRRGQIDVDYWTPTNTDAQFPLPGGPTDSNNPKYGSTLGYFDASYVKLKTITLGYNLQKDWIKTAGMERLRLYCTVQNPWVIYSPYHKQSGMDPETNSYANDSANMAVAYAANLSRLLTVGYNTPQSFNMILGLNITF, encoded by the coding sequence ATGACTGACTTTTTAAGTACTAAAAGCAAATTAAAACTCCTACGATTTTTAGGATTTTTAACGTTACTGTTTGTGTTTTCCATAAGCGCAAATGCACAAACAACAGTAACAGGAATTGTATCTGATGCAAACGGACCAATTCCGGGTGCAAATGTGAACATTAAGGGTACAAAAACCGGAGTTGTTACCGGTTTTGATGGAAATTATACGATTACCAATGTTCCTTCAAACGGAGTGCTGGTTTTTAGTTTTCTGGGTTTATCGACCAAAGAAGTTTTGGCAGACGGAAAAAGTAAAATTGATGTCGTATTAGAAGAAAATTCAAATGCATTACAAGAAGTTGTAGTTATTGGATACGGTGCACAACGCAAAGAAGCTGTAACAGGATCTGTTGCCTCGATAAAAGGGGATGTAATACGCGAAGTACCTTCGGCAAACGTTACGCAAGCTTTGCAGGGACGTTTGGCGGGCGTGCAAATGACACAAACATCTACAAAACCGGGCGCGACCATGCAGGTTCGTATTCGTGGTACGCGATCTTTAACAGCAGGAAATGATCCGCTTATTGTCTTGGACGGAATTCCGTTTTCAGGAACATTGGCAGATATTAGTCCGGACGATATTAAAAGTATTGATATTTTAAAAGATGCATCAGCAACTGCCATTTATGGTTCCAGAGGTGCAAATGGTGTAATTCTGGTTTCGAGTAATAAAGGAACAAAAGGGCAAAAAGCACAAATTGCATATAATACCTACACAGGTTTTAAAGATGCCGTAAAATATCCCATGATGAACGGACCAAAATATGTTGAATTTCGTAAACTGGCGGGAAAAAATTTAGTGAATGGTGCAGATGAATCGAATGATGTAAATACAGACTGGCAGGATTTATTTTACAGAACCGGAATTGTAACAAGCCATGATGTGGCTGTTACGGGTGGAAGTGAAAGAGGAAATTACAATTTTGGCGTTAACTATTACAAAGATCAGGCGGTAATTCCGGGTTCAGAATACAATCGTTATTCGGTTCGTGCAGGTCTTGATCAGGAATTGGGTTTGCTGCGCATTGGCTTTGCCTCAAATAATAATTACAGCATTACTGATGGTGCAAGTTTAGGAATGTACGGCGTTTTGAGTATGTCGCCAATTGCAAATCCGTATAACGCAGATGGTTCTATAAAAAGAACCGTTAGAATGCCACAAGACGAAAACTGGGTTTACACACGAGAAACCATGAAAAATCTAGGCGATAAATGGGTTGACAGAAACAAGGCTTTTGCATCTTATAATTCTGCTTACGCCGAATTAAAAATTCCAGCCATTGACGGATTAAAAGCCAGAGTGAATATGGGAGGAAATATCCGTACGACTAATTCAGGAAATTATACCGGAATTGGCGTTTTCAATTCAAACGTTAATAATCCTAATGTGGCTTCGATAGGAAATTCGTTAAGCACCAGCTGGACCATTGAAAGTTTATTAACCTACGATCATACTTTTGCCGAAAAACATAAAGTAAGCGCGCTTGCCATGTATTCATCAGAACAAACGACTTACAATAGTTCCTTAATTTCAAGAAGAAATATTGCCGGAGACGGTTTTCAATATTTTAATTTAGGACAAACTTCAACAGGTGATAATAATGATATTACGATCGATAACAACAATCAAACCTATACACAAAGCGGATTAATGTCGTATATGGTTCGCGGAATGTATTCGTATGCAGATCGTTATATGTTAAGTGCCACTTACCGTTCTGACGCTTCATCAAGACTGGCGCCGTCGAATCAATGGCACAGTTATCCGGCAATATCAGCGGGATGGAATATTCAGAAAGAATCTTTTATGAAAAATGTTTCATGGCTTGATGCTTTAAAATTGCGTGTTGGTTACGGACAAACTTCAAATCAGTCTGTTGCGCCATACGCCACACTCGGAAATCTAAGTACAAGACCTTATAATTTTGGCGCTGCAAATGCCACCGGATATTATGTATCGACGTTGCCAAATCCTAATTTAGGCTGGGAATATTCTATTACAACAAATTATGGTTTGGATTTCTCAATGTTCAAAAACCGTTTATCGGGAACCGTAGAATATTATACAACAGACACAAAAGATCTTTTATTAAGCGTGAATTTACCGGTAACTTCCGGAGTAAACAGTTATGTCGGTAACGTTGGTTCGACACAAAACAAAGGTTGGGAACTTTCGTTAAACGGAGTGATTTTAGACAATTATGAAGGCTGGAGTTGGGATGTTGGAGCGAATATTTACAGCAATAAAAACAAATTGGTTTCATTAGCTTCAGGAACAACCGAAGATAAAACGAACTGGTGGTTTGTTGGTAAACCGCTGAACGTCATTTACGATTATAAAAAAGTGGGAATCTATCAAACAGATGCCGAAGCAAAATTATACGAAGGAGCTGCGGGAGTTGCCGGAATGGTTAAAGTTGAATATACCGGAGCACGTAACGCAGATGGAACGCCAACACGATTAATTGGTGCCGATGACAGACAGGTTTTAAACGCAGATCCTGATTTTCAGGGTGGTTTTAATACCAGAGTCGGCTACAAAGGATTTGATCTTACGATAGTAGGAATTTTTCAAAGCGGCGGTATTTTAAACAGTACACTTTATGGTTCAAACGGTTATCTAAATATCAATGACGGACGCAGAGGTCAAATTGATGTAGATTACTGGACACCAACAAATACAGATGCACAATTTCCGTTACCGGGAGGACCAACAGACAGTAATAACCCAAAATACGGTTCGACACTTGGTTATTTTGATGCTTCGTATGTAAAATTAAAAACAATTACGCTTGGTTATAATCTGCAAAAAGACTGGATAAAAACCGCCGGAATGGAAAGACTTCGACTTTATTGTACCGTTCAGAATCCGTGGGTAATATATTCACCTTACCACAAACAATCAGGCATGGATCCTGAAACCAATTCGTATGCAAATGACAGTGCCAATATGGCTGTGGCTTATGCTGCAAACCTGAGCCGATTACTTACTGTGGGATACAATACGCCGCAGTCTTTTAACATGATTTTAGGTCTTAACATAACATTCTAA
- a CDS encoding endo-1,4-beta-xylanase, whose translation MKYKYIIPIIVSSLLAFASCDDNLMEWEKDPEHGAVTGAELPLELVEKISRYEPLKTYTDFVLGNGIGVDIYMSDEAYRKIVNENFDEVTPGYAMKHGAMVNSKGEINFTTIDAFIAKTKEAGLKVFGHTLVWHSNQNASYLNGLIAPTVIPGSSGTNILDLTPIKNGTFTGWTKYNSGKGITVIDNAGLATGTKAIKLEASATSSAAYNLQLTTPNVPIVTGHNYEVSFYIKSDQAGKGRISFNASLTNQYPYKDWLNTGSATEAFITTSSWQQVKIKLAPGDFAAASTSFQFNIDLGYLPNVAYLIDANTLAVVDLDAAAGVVNSLSNGTFNSGITGWTKANGDANALSLASAPNTYEGSGAMKVVNTVSDAANQWKTQINSLFTSTLTSGKEYTVSYMIRSEAAGSVRCSTTPSTNAHYQGDQTTSTTWKLIEWKFTGNGTETGLNFDLGGTAGTYYIDNVVVTSGATSGGGATSPITIEKTDAEKATLIGNAMQDWISKMMTHYKTSVFAWDVVNEPMKEDGTLRTGNEGDTATDYFSWIKYLGKDYAVTAFKLARQNGNTTDKLFINDYNLESRLDKCDGLIDYVKYIESKGATVDGIGTQMHIGLTTDKDKIAQMFQKLAASGKLIKISELDVRLGTNAPTVAQQASQAEMYQYVVDMYKKYIPAAQQYGITLWGVSDSVKEHVNWLPDESPNLWDANYVRKHAYKGTADGLAGKDVSKDFSGELKP comes from the coding sequence ATGAAATATAAATATATAATCCCTATAATCGTTTCATCGCTGCTGGCTTTTGCTTCATGTGATGATAATTTAATGGAATGGGAAAAAGATCCTGAACATGGTGCCGTTACCGGAGCTGAACTTCCGTTAGAATTAGTAGAAAAAATTAGCCGATACGAACCTTTAAAAACCTATACTGATTTTGTATTAGGAAACGGAATTGGCGTTGATATCTATATGAGCGACGAAGCTTACAGAAAAATTGTAAACGAAAATTTTGATGAAGTTACGCCAGGGTATGCCATGAAACACGGCGCAATGGTCAATTCAAAAGGAGAAATAAATTTTACAACAATCGATGCTTTTATTGCCAAAACAAAAGAAGCAGGTTTAAAAGTATTCGGGCATACTTTGGTTTGGCATTCCAATCAAAATGCGAGTTACTTAAACGGTCTAATTGCACCAACCGTAATTCCGGGTTCAAGCGGAACTAATATTTTGGATTTAACGCCAATAAAAAACGGAACTTTTACAGGCTGGACAAAATACAATTCAGGAAAAGGAATTACTGTAATTGATAATGCCGGATTAGCAACGGGTACAAAAGCCATTAAATTAGAAGCAAGCGCGACATCATCTGCGGCTTATAATTTGCAGTTAACAACGCCAAATGTGCCCATTGTAACAGGTCATAATTATGAAGTTTCCTTTTATATCAAATCAGATCAGGCGGGTAAAGGGCGTATTTCTTTTAATGCGTCATTAACAAATCAATATCCGTACAAAGACTGGCTAAATACAGGTTCAGCAACAGAAGCTTTTATAACAACATCAAGCTGGCAGCAAGTTAAAATTAAACTTGCTCCGGGCGATTTTGCAGCAGCAAGTACCAGTTTTCAGTTTAATATCGATTTGGGTTATTTGCCCAATGTCGCTTATCTTATTGATGCAAATACATTAGCGGTTGTAGATCTTGATGCGGCAGCCGGTGTTGTAAATTCACTTTCGAACGGAACTTTTAATTCAGGCATTACAGGCTGGACAAAAGCAAATGGAGATGCAAATGCATTAAGTCTTGCAAGTGCGCCAAACACTTACGAAGGAAGCGGCGCCATGAAAGTAGTTAATACCGTGAGCGATGCAGCAAATCAATGGAAAACGCAGATTAATTCTCTTTTTACTTCGACTTTAACATCAGGAAAAGAATATACAGTTTCGTATATGATCCGTTCTGAGGCAGCAGGTTCTGTAAGATGTTCCACAACGCCATCAACAAATGCGCATTATCAGGGAGACCAAACCACATCGACAACATGGAAATTGATAGAATGGAAATTTACCGGAAATGGTACTGAAACAGGTTTAAATTTTGATCTGGGCGGAACTGCAGGAACGTATTATATTGATAATGTAGTAGTAACTTCGGGAGCAACATCTGGCGGAGGAGCAACATCACCAATTACTATCGAAAAAACAGATGCCGAGAAAGCAACACTTATTGGCAATGCGATGCAGGATTGGATATCGAAAATGATGACACATTACAAAACCAGTGTTTTTGCCTGGGATGTTGTCAATGAACCAATGAAAGAAGACGGAACTTTAAGAACCGGAAATGAAGGCGATACGGCAACAGATTATTTTTCATGGATAAAATATTTAGGAAAAGATTATGCCGTAACCGCATTTAAACTCGCACGCCAAAACGGTAATACGACAGATAAATTATTTATAAATGATTATAATCTGGAATCAAGATTAGACAAATGTGACGGTTTAATTGATTACGTAAAATACATTGAAAGCAAAGGAGCAACAGTTGACGGAATTGGAACTCAAATGCATATTGGCTTAACAACCGATAAAGACAAAATTGCTCAGATGTTCCAAAAATTAGCCGCAAGCGGAAAATTAATCAAGATTTCAGAATTAGATGTACGATTAGGAACCAATGCGCCAACAGTGGCACAACAAGCTTCACAAGCCGAAATGTACCAATATGTAGTCGATATGTATAAAAAATATATTCCGGCAGCACAGCAATATGGCATTACATTATGGGGCGTTTCAGACAGTGTGAAAGAACATGTAAACTGGCTTCCTGATGAATCACCAAACCTTTGGGATGCAAATTACGTTCGTAAACATGCGTATAAAGGAACAGCCGACGGTCTTGCCGGAAAAGATGTTAGTAAAGACTTCTCGGGAGAGTTAAAACCATAG